In Luxibacter massiliensis, the genomic stretch GCCATATGCACCTGTGAGCATATAGGCAGTAACGCCCTCCTCGTTTAAGGCGGAGATTTTTGCGTACAAATCCTCAGGGGTACGGGTTATACCGTCGGTTCCTAAAAGGCCTATAACAGTTGTGATGCCGTTCTCAATGAGTTCAGACAGCTGAAGCTCAGGGGTACGGGTATGGAAGCTTCCTTCTCCCCCTCCGCCTGTCACGTGTACGTGCTGATCAATAAAACCTGGGGTCAGAATTTGTCCGTCTGCGTGAATGACCTTACATGGCATATCCAAATCCCGGATGTGGCTGGAGATGTATTCGATTTTACCGCCGCATACAAGTACATCTTGTTTCCCCAGATATGATGGACTGTATACCTCTGCATTTTTAATTAGTAACATGTTATTGGCTCCTGTCATCAAATTTTTTTCTGCCCTTAATATTGAATGATTTCATGCTGTTTGTCAAGATTGCCGGTGGAAAGGTTTTGTCTGGGAAAAGGTATATTACGGTACAGCCTTTAACTTCCATTTTCCAGTTTTGTACTCCAGGAAAGAAATCATATAGTTGGCTGCCCATCCGAGGGGGACGGCGTACCATACCATGGCGATTCCGAACCGGGGGGCCATAGTTACGGCAAAGCAGACCCGTATCCCCAAATTTACAAGATTTGCCACTGTGAACATGGCCATATCCCCGGCGCCTCTTAGAACACCGTCGGTTATCATCTTTAGTCCGATCAGGACAAAGAACCATCCCATAAACTGAAGGCAGCGTGATCCTGTATCCATGGCGAGAACGGAACCTCCTTCTCCCAAAAAGAGAGAAATAACCGGCCGGTGTAAAACCTCCAGGGCAAAGCATATGGCAACAGCAAAAAGGGCGACAATCCCATATGCACTGTGATAACCCTTCTGCACTCTTTCAAATTGTGATGCGCCAATATTTTGTGCCGTATATGGAGAGATGGCATTTCCCATTGCAGCCATGGGCACGATGCAAAGACTTTCCACCCGCATAGCCGCTGAAAAACCTGCCAGCATTTCGGTACCAAAACTGTTGACAACAGACTGCACGAGCATCATGCCTATAGAGACTGTAGACTGCTGCAAGACAGAAGGGAGCGCGATCCTCGCCATATCTTTAAGTTCTGCAGTGTCGAACCGGGAGTAAGCCTCTGCTGGATAGGCTGAGAGTTCCTTTAAAAATAGCAGGAAGGCCGCAGCAGCAGATATTCCCTGTGCCGCCAAGGTTGCCCAGGCGACTCCTGCCACCCCCAGATTGAGGGAATATACCATATAAATGTCCAGGAGAATGTTAAAGACTGATGAAAAGATTAAGAGGTACAGGGGAATCCGTGAACGGCCCAGGGCATTAAACATAGCTGACAGGACATTGTACATGAATAAAAAGGGCAGTCCTATAAAATAAATATTCAGGTATTCTGCGGCTTGGCCCAGTATATTGGATGGAGTATTTAAAAGCTGCATGATCTCAGTACCCTTCCACAGCCCAAAACCGCCGAGAATGATGCTCACTCCCAGGAATGAAAAGAGAGCTGTGTACACAGAGGACTTCATTTTACCATAATCTCTTGAGCCAAATGCACGGCTGGTAATTACTGAAGCCCCGATACCGCCCCCGATTGCAATAGAAATAAATACATTTGTAAGAGAATAGGAAGCGCCGACTGCAGCCAGTGCATCTTCACCCACAAACTGGCCTACAACAACAGAATCGGCCATTGTATAGAACTGCTGGAACAGGTTTCCTACCATCATAGGGAATGCAAAGACAAGAAGCGCCTTAATAGGTTTTTCTTTTATCAAATATTCTTTGTCCATGTCAGACCTGCCTTTCCGTAATACTTTTTAATCTGTATCAGATTATTATACCTTATTGAACTGCTAATACTCAATAAGTGTACCTCATTGAGCATTAGCAGTTTAATAAGTATGCCCAAAGGGCATCCCTTAATACATTGTCCTTCGGACGGGTGGACTCCGTCCAACAAGGTATAACCAAAGGGCATCCCTTAATACATTGTCCTTCGGACGGGTGGACTCTGTCCAACAAGGTATACCCTGCTAGAGGGAATACATTCTCTTTTTAGGGTATATGTCTGTTGATTTTACAGGGATTTTTAGCAATGTGGGAAATTCGTAGGATTTTTACGTTTAATGGGAGGGAATTTGTGGTATGATAAAGAAGATACAATGTTATTTTAGAAAGGAGCGGTAAAATGAAAAGTCTGAAATTAAGAGATGGTTTCTATTGGACAGGCATCGTGGACGATACCTTGCGGGTGTTTGACATTATTATGTATACAGAATTTGGTACTACATATAATTCATATGTAATGAAAGCAGGGGATAAGACAATACTGTTTGAGACGGCAAAGGAGAAATTCTGGGATGATTATCTGGAAAAGTTGGAGGAAGTGACAGATATTAGCAGCATCGATTATCTGGTAGTCAGCCACACAGAGCCGGATCATGCAGGGAGCGTGGAAAGGCTGCTTGATATGTGCCCCCGTCTGAAGATTATTTCAACAGGGACAGCCAATGGGTTTTTGAAGGAAATTGTAAACCGGGATTTTACCGGAATTATTATAAAAGATGGCCAAAGCATGAAGATAGGGGACAAAACCCTGACATTTTTAGCTGTGCCAAATCTGCATTGGCCGGATACAATGTATACGTATATTGAAGAGGAGCAGATTCTTGTAACCTGTGATTCCTTCGGATCCCATTATGGATTCCACGATGTACTGGTAAGCAAAGTTGAGAATCAGGAAGATTATGAGAAGGCTACAAAATATTATTTCGACTGTATTATCGGGCCTTTTAAATCCTATATGCTGAAGGCATTAGAGAGAGTGCGCCAGCTGGATATTACGATGATCTGTACAGGCCATGGGCCAGTACTTGACGCGAAGCTGGATCAGATGTACCGCTGGTATGAAAGTTGGTGTACAGTGGAGAATCCAAATCTGCATAAGACCGTGGTAATCCCCTATGTTAGTGCATATGGCTATACGCAGCAGCTTGCAGAGCGGATTGCAGAAGGGATTAAAGAAAGCGGCGAGATCGATGTACACCTGTACGATATGGTTACGGCTGATGCTGCGAAGGTGACAGAGGACTTGGGGTTTGCAGATGGTATTTTATTTGGTACTCCTACCATAGTAGGGGAGGCGTTAAAACCAATTTGGGATTTGACATTGGCAATGACGCCAGTCACACATGGCGGCAAGCTGGCCGGGGCGTTTGGAAGCTATGGCTGGAGCGGAGAAGGAGTGCCTCACATCGAAGAGCGTTTAAGGCAGCTGCGGATGAAGGTTGTGGATGGCTATAAAGTCCGTTTCAAACCGGATCAGGCGGACAGCCAGGATGCCTTTGACTATGGATATAATTTTGGATGTGTACTGCTGGACAGGCCTAATACTAAGAAAAAGTCAGGTGGGACTACCCTGGTGAAATGTCTTGTATGCGGGGAAATATTTGATTCATCCCTTGAAATATGTCCAGTCTGTGGTGTGGGGAAAGAGAATTTTGTGCCAGTGGAGGCGGAAGATAATTCTTTTAGTAATGATACGGAGGATTTCTATGTAATTCTTGGCAACGGGGCAGCTGGATACAACGCGGCTGCTGCAATCAGGCAGAGGAATAAGACTGCTTCTGTTGTGATGATTTCAGAGGAACCTTATATCCCATATAACAGGCCTATGCTGACTAAGTCTATTATGGCAGATTTAACCGAGGAACAGATTGCCATTCAGGAGAAAGGGTGGTTCGAGGAACAGAAGATTGTACAGATTCTTGGCAAGAAAGTGACATCTGTGGATGTAGGGGAAAAAGAAGTCCAGCTTGAGGATGGGACCCGTCTGAAGTATACCAAGCTTATCTATGCACTGGGGGCAGAATGCTTTATTCCTCCCATACCAGGCAGTGAGCAGGAATCCGTGGTAGCAGTGCGCAGGCTTGAAGATACCCGGAAGATTGCGGATATGCTGCCGGAAGTAAAAAATGTAGTGGTAATAGGC encodes the following:
- a CDS encoding MATE family efflux transporter; its protein translation is MDKEYLIKEKPIKALLVFAFPMMVGNLFQQFYTMADSVVVGQFVGEDALAAVGASYSLTNVFISIAIGGGIGASVITSRAFGSRDYGKMKSSVYTALFSFLGVSIILGGFGLWKGTEIMQLLNTPSNILGQAAEYLNIYFIGLPFLFMYNVLSAMFNALGRSRIPLYLLIFSSVFNILLDIYMVYSLNLGVAGVAWATLAAQGISAAAAFLLFLKELSAYPAEAYSRFDTAELKDMARIALPSVLQQSTVSIGMMLVQSVVNSFGTEMLAGFSAAMRVESLCIVPMAAMGNAISPYTAQNIGASQFERVQKGYHSAYGIVALFAVAICFALEVLHRPVISLFLGEGGSVLAMDTGSRCLQFMGWFFVLIGLKMITDGVLRGAGDMAMFTVANLVNLGIRVCFAVTMAPRFGIAMVWYAVPLGWAANYMISFLEYKTGKWKLKAVP
- a CDS encoding FAD-dependent oxidoreductase, giving the protein MKSLKLRDGFYWTGIVDDTLRVFDIIMYTEFGTTYNSYVMKAGDKTILFETAKEKFWDDYLEKLEEVTDISSIDYLVVSHTEPDHAGSVERLLDMCPRLKIISTGTANGFLKEIVNRDFTGIIIKDGQSMKIGDKTLTFLAVPNLHWPDTMYTYIEEEQILVTCDSFGSHYGFHDVLVSKVENQEDYEKATKYYFDCIIGPFKSYMLKALERVRQLDITMICTGHGPVLDAKLDQMYRWYESWCTVENPNLHKTVVIPYVSAYGYTQQLAERIAEGIKESGEIDVHLYDMVTADAAKVTEDLGFADGILFGTPTIVGEALKPIWDLTLAMTPVTHGGKLAGAFGSYGWSGEGVPHIEERLRQLRMKVVDGYKVRFKPDQADSQDAFDYGYNFGCVLLDRPNTKKKSGGTTLVKCLVCGEIFDSSLEICPVCGVGKENFVPVEAEDNSFSNDTEDFYVILGNGAAGYNAAAAIRQRNKTASVVMISEEPYIPYNRPMLTKSIMADLTEEQIAIQEKGWFEEQKIVQILGKKVTSVDVGEKEVQLEDGTRLKYTKLIYALGAECFIPPIPGSEQESVVAVRRLEDTRKIADMLPEVKNVVVIGGGVLGLEAAWEMKKAKCNVTVLEIAPVLMGRQLDLPAGELLKSISQECGVAIRTGVQVEGILGDGRATAVKLKDGEEIPAELVIISSGVRANTKLAEEMGLEVDRGILVNEKMETNQKDIYACGDCAQFNGVNYAIWPEAVEQGKTAGANAAGEGREYTQVLAALTFHGMNTALYAVGDAGKNPNLVYKTVEFKDMGRKQYKKYYFLNNRLCGVILIGDVSEMARLSEAVQNKTPYKEILGI